The following proteins are encoded in a genomic region of Galbibacter sp. BG1:
- a CDS encoding PepSY-associated TM helix domain-containing protein yields the protein MSYKKTIRKIHLWIGLSSGLIVCLLCLSGAMFVFAEEIMHSYNKEHLTVKPEGNRMPVDSLVNTFKAKYPTEQYFWINTYNNPQRSFDVVSGIPKEGSDMPTLKITFINPYTGKIIGEDVTSANFFFLVAHFHSQLLLGNFGLWIIRVASLIFFIELILGLILWWPRSKNQARTAFKPKYPASKKRMNHDFHRVYGFYACWLILISLITGLVMSFEWVEKPVVAAFGGSPELVGKNPPMADSQPSNKSYKSLQFIFEEFEKSYPENYKLTLMAIQPNAINSQFILLDTDDRFLHLYGDNQILNRYTGRQLDTPLVAEFEKNQDILEGSLDIHMGTVGGLPTQILAVCVGLFGASLPVTGFIIWRNRSKKKQDK from the coding sequence ATGTCCTATAAAAAAACTATTAGAAAAATACATCTTTGGATAGGTTTGTCATCTGGGCTTATTGTATGTTTATTGTGCCTTTCTGGTGCCATGTTTGTTTTTGCTGAAGAAATCATGCATTCCTATAATAAAGAGCATTTAACGGTAAAACCGGAAGGAAATAGAATGCCTGTAGACTCCCTAGTAAATACTTTTAAAGCTAAATACCCCACCGAACAATATTTCTGGATAAACACCTACAACAACCCGCAACGCTCCTTCGATGTAGTAAGCGGTATCCCTAAGGAGGGAAGCGATATGCCCACCTTAAAAATAACCTTTATCAATCCTTATACCGGTAAAATAATTGGGGAAGATGTTACCTCTGCAAATTTCTTCTTTTTAGTGGCTCACTTTCATTCCCAACTTCTATTGGGTAATTTCGGACTTTGGATTATTAGGGTTGCCTCACTTATTTTTTTTATTGAATTAATTCTTGGCCTCATCTTATGGTGGCCAAGAAGTAAAAACCAAGCGCGTACCGCCTTTAAACCAAAATATCCGGCTTCCAAAAAAAGAATGAATCACGATTTTCATCGTGTTTATGGTTTTTACGCATGTTGGTTGATTTTAATAAGTTTAATTACTGGTCTTGTAATGTCTTTCGAATGGGTGGAAAAACCTGTAGTGGCCGCCTTTGGGGGTTCCCCGGAACTCGTAGGTAAAAACCCACCAATGGCCGATTCTCAACCAAGCAACAAAAGCTATAAAAGTTTACAATTTATATTCGAGGAGTTTGAAAAATCGTATCCCGAAAACTATAAGCTTACCCTTATGGCCATACAGCCCAACGCTATTAACTCGCAGTTTATTTTACTGGATACCGATGATAGATTTCTTCATCTTTATGGCGATAACCAAATTTTGAACCGCTATACAGGAAGACAACTGGATACTCCCTTAGTAGCCGAATTTGAAAAAAATCAAGATATTTTAGAAGGAAGTTTAGATATTCATATGGGTACGGTGGGTGGTTTACCAACACAAATCTTGGCCGTTTGCGTAGGTCTTTTTGGTGCCTCTTTACCTGTAACAGGCTTTATAATATGGAGAAATAGAAGCAAAAAGAAACAAGACAAATAA